A single Cupriavidus sp. D39 DNA region contains:
- a CDS encoding H-NS family nucleoid-associated regulatory protein, producing the protein MMSIEIERAEAITWIRIQMAQHGLTLAHLQAAGCFAEPPPATLPGAVRYRNAHGQGWDGRGAMPDWLQRAIHAGQTVEHFRVPVAGVTGPAVKGSSDLKSNG; encoded by the coding sequence ATGATGTCGATCGAAATCGAGCGCGCCGAAGCGATTACCTGGATCCGCATCCAGATGGCCCAGCACGGCCTGACCCTGGCCCACCTGCAGGCCGCCGGCTGTTTTGCCGAGCCGCCACCGGCGACGTTGCCTGGGGCGGTGCGCTATCGCAACGCGCACGGGCAGGGCTGGGACGGCCGCGGCGCCATGCCGGACTGGCTGCAGCGCGCGATCCACGCCGGGCAAACGGTGGAACATTTCCGCGTGCCCGTCGCGGGAGTCACGGGGCCCGCCGTGAAGGGGAGTTCCGATTTGAAATCAAACGGTTAG
- a CDS encoding adenylate/guanylate cyclase domain-containing protein, translating into MVHCANCGFENAVGAKFCEQCGARLALICARCGEELSPTARFCSACGAPVSELLEASSAAPVHYTPSHLAERIRAEQAALEARGESAGERKTITALFADMAGSTALIHDRDPEDAHRLITPVIELMMEAVHYYEGYVAKSLGDGILALFGAPIAHEDHPQRALYAALRMQEAMQRHSDRLRLEQGISLQIRVGIHTGEVVVRSIRKDDLHTDYDPVGHTIHIASRMETMAALSSILVSESTHKLAEGYFEFKALGIAQVKGIPKPLAVYQLLGLGALRTRLQVAAHRGLARFVGREAELEALHRALEQSTAGHGQIVAVVGEAGVGKSRLFHEFKARAPRGCLVLETFSVSHGKAFAYLPLIELLRNYFQITAQDDERHCREKIAGKVLTLDRSLEDHLPYLLHLLGISDVGATLVDMGASLRRERTFDAITRLLVHESRNQPVEVLFEDLQWLDGETEAFLAFLIERVADARILLLLNYRPEYQSAWREKDNATEMRLDPLGPAEAQGLLTALLGDAPGLGPLKHLILQKTEGNPFFMEEVVQTLVEEKALLGEPGHYRIETTPAALHIPTTVQGVLAARMDRLPLAEKELLQTLAIIGKEFSLSLVRQVAGQSDERLYPLLTGLQAGEFIYSQPAFPEVEYAFKHALTQEVAGNSLLSEQRGALHERTGRAIEALFHHQLKDRCSELAHHYSLSGNIPKAVEYLHCAGRQAVDRSAHLDAVRQLSKALGLLTGLPDTPQRAHLELTLRVTLGQALIAARGYAASEVEANYARALTLCEKGGDNSQLFQVKLGLRMFFLIRAQHVTAYQLGEALLGLAENTQDPVWLGQAHIALGGAALFMGDFGTAREHLEQGIAYYRPEQHPTHAALYGQDPGVRGLSFLAWARWYLGFPTQASKHSQEALALAREVSHPFSMALALVYAAQLHQLRHEVELTREHAEAAIALSVEQGFPFWLAWGTILRGWAMAEQGSREEGIAQICQGVAAYQATGAEFGRPYYLALLAQSYTNAGQAQAGLDVLADSFATVDITRERNYEAELHRLKGELLLQRSKVQPDLSSERESAEACFHRAITIARQQSAKSLELRAAVSLARLWQLQGKTEEARQMLAGVHGAFVEGFDTADWQQARNLLDTLG; encoded by the coding sequence ATGGTGCACTGCGCAAACTGCGGGTTCGAGAATGCCGTTGGAGCCAAATTCTGCGAGCAATGCGGCGCCAGGCTGGCGCTAATCTGTGCGCGTTGCGGCGAAGAACTGAGCCCGACGGCGCGCTTCTGCAGCGCATGCGGCGCACCCGTCAGCGAGTTGCTGGAGGCATCATCCGCCGCTCCCGTTCATTACACCCCATCGCACCTCGCCGAACGCATCCGGGCCGAGCAGGCGGCCCTGGAAGCCCGTGGCGAAAGCGCCGGCGAACGCAAGACCATCACCGCCCTGTTCGCCGATATGGCGGGCTCAACCGCCCTGATCCACGACCGCGACCCGGAAGACGCTCACCGCCTGATCACGCCGGTCATCGAACTGATGATGGAGGCCGTGCATTACTACGAGGGCTATGTGGCCAAGTCGTTGGGCGACGGGATCCTGGCGCTGTTCGGCGCGCCCATCGCCCATGAGGACCACCCCCAGCGCGCCTTGTACGCCGCGCTGCGCATGCAGGAAGCGATGCAGCGTCACAGTGACAGGCTTCGGCTGGAGCAAGGCATTTCCCTGCAGATCAGGGTAGGCATCCACACGGGCGAGGTGGTCGTGCGCTCAATCCGTAAGGACGACCTGCACACCGACTATGACCCAGTGGGGCACACGATCCACATTGCCTCGCGGATGGAGACCATGGCGGCGCTCTCTTCCATCCTCGTGAGCGAATCCACCCACAAGCTCGCGGAGGGCTATTTCGAGTTCAAGGCGCTGGGAATCGCGCAGGTCAAGGGCATCCCCAAGCCGCTCGCGGTCTATCAGCTGCTCGGGCTCGGCGCGCTGCGCACGCGCTTGCAAGTGGCAGCACATCGCGGGCTGGCTCGCTTCGTGGGCCGCGAGGCCGAGCTGGAGGCGCTCCACCGCGCACTGGAGCAGTCCACGGCCGGACACGGGCAGATCGTCGCGGTGGTGGGGGAGGCCGGGGTCGGCAAGTCGCGGCTGTTTCACGAGTTCAAGGCGCGCGCGCCGCGCGGTTGCCTGGTGCTGGAGACCTTCTCGGTATCGCACGGCAAGGCCTTTGCCTACTTGCCGCTCATCGAACTCTTGCGGAACTATTTTCAGATCACTGCCCAGGACGACGAGCGGCATTGCCGCGAAAAGATCGCAGGTAAGGTGCTCACGTTGGACCGCAGCCTGGAAGACCACCTGCCCTACCTGCTCCATCTTCTGGGCATCAGCGATGTCGGCGCGACGCTGGTGGACATGGGCGCCAGCCTTCGGCGCGAGCGCACGTTCGATGCCATCACACGCCTGCTGGTGCACGAGAGCCGCAATCAGCCCGTGGAGGTCCTGTTCGAGGACCTGCAATGGCTGGATGGCGAGACTGAAGCGTTCCTCGCCTTCCTCATCGAACGCGTGGCGGATGCCCGGATCCTCCTGCTCCTGAACTACCGGCCAGAGTATCAGTCCGCATGGAGAGAAAAGGATAATGCCACCGAAATGCGGCTCGATCCCCTTGGCCCAGCCGAGGCGCAAGGCCTGCTCACTGCGTTGTTGGGCGATGCCCCCGGGCTCGGGCCCCTCAAGCATCTCATCCTGCAAAAGACCGAGGGCAATCCCTTTTTCATGGAAGAGGTCGTCCAGACCCTGGTCGAAGAAAAGGCACTGCTCGGCGAACCTGGTCATTACCGCATCGAGACGACCCCAGCCGCGCTGCATATTCCGACCACGGTACAAGGCGTGCTCGCAGCACGCATGGACCGGCTGCCGCTGGCGGAAAAGGAACTGCTGCAGACTTTGGCGATCATCGGCAAGGAGTTTTCCTTGAGCCTGGTCCGGCAAGTCGCCGGGCAGTCGGATGAGCGCCTCTATCCCTTGCTGACCGGCCTGCAGGCGGGAGAATTCATCTACAGTCAGCCTGCCTTTCCGGAGGTGGAGTATGCGTTCAAGCACGCCCTGACCCAGGAAGTCGCCGGCAACTCCCTGCTCTCGGAACAGCGCGGCGCGCTGCATGAACGCACGGGCCGGGCCATCGAGGCTCTCTTCCATCACCAGTTGAAAGACCGCTGCAGCGAACTGGCACACCACTACAGTCTCAGCGGCAACATCCCCAAGGCGGTGGAGTACCTGCACTGCGCCGGGCGTCAGGCTGTTGACCGTTCGGCCCATCTTGATGCAGTCCGTCAGCTCAGTAAGGCTTTGGGACTGCTCACCGGGCTGCCTGACACGCCGCAACGCGCGCACCTGGAACTGACACTGCGCGTCACCCTTGGTCAAGCCCTGATTGCCGCGCGAGGCTATGCCGCGTCCGAGGTGGAGGCAAACTATGCGCGGGCGCTGACTTTGTGTGAAAAGGGTGGAGATAATTCGCAGCTCTTCCAGGTGAAGCTGGGATTGCGGATGTTTTTCCTGATTCGCGCACAGCACGTGACAGCGTATCAACTGGGTGAGGCGCTGCTCGGCCTCGCTGAGAACACGCAAGATCCGGTGTGGCTCGGACAGGCGCATATTGCACTGGGCGGAGCCGCACTCTTCATGGGCGATTTCGGCACCGCCAGGGAGCACCTGGAGCAGGGGATTGCCTACTATAGGCCTGAACAGCATCCCACCCATGCCGCGCTTTATGGGCAGGACCCTGGGGTCCGCGGACTCAGCTTCCTGGCATGGGCCCGGTGGTATCTGGGCTTCCCGACTCAGGCCAGCAAACACAGCCAGGAGGCGCTGGCATTGGCCCGTGAGGTCTCTCACCCTTTCAGCATGGCATTAGCCCTAGTCTACGCGGCTCAGTTGCATCAGCTCCGGCATGAGGTGGAACTGACCCGCGAGCACGCCGAAGCAGCCATCGCGCTTTCGGTCGAACAAGGGTTTCCGTTCTGGCTGGCATGGGGAACCATCCTGCGGGGTTGGGCAATGGCCGAGCAGGGAAGCCGTGAGGAGGGCATCGCTCAGATATGCCAGGGCGTCGCCGCTTACCAGGCCACCGGCGCCGAGTTCGGACGGCCCTATTACCTGGCCCTGTTGGCCCAATCCTATACGAACGCGGGCCAAGCCCAGGCGGGACTGGACGTCCTAGCCGACTCGTTCGCCACCGTGGACATCACTAGGGAGCGCAACTATGAAGCGGAGTTGCATCGGCTCAAGGGAGAACTGCTCCTCCAACGTTCGAAGGTGCAGCCCGACCTGTCCTCCGAGCGCGAATCAGCGGAAGCGTGTTTTCATCGGGCAATCACGATTGCCAGGCAGCAAAGTGCGAAATCGCTTGAGCTGCGTGCCGCGGTGAGCCTCGCGCGGCTATGGCAACTTCAGGGAAAGACGGAAGAGGCACGGCAGATGCTGGCCGGGGTCCATGGAGCCTTTGTGGAAGGGTTCGACACCGCTGACTGGCAGCAGGCAAGGAATCTGCTGGACACGTTAGGATAA
- a CDS encoding ProQ/FinO family protein, translated as MGFEQLAALKEQLAKQAKAAPQAKTRRAPPKALARPAKPVNELAKPVDPVLQAIAKLQKRFPQTFPKNPAPKVPLKIGIFEDLVPHVQELGLTESVLRDAIRTWCRGTRYWTCLVEGAARVDLTGQAAGHVAPADATRAQGLQAQRAARALSRPATTPKPN; from the coding sequence ATGGGCTTCGAACAACTGGCGGCATTGAAGGAACAACTGGCAAAGCAAGCCAAGGCCGCGCCACAGGCCAAGACGCGTCGCGCACCCCCGAAGGCTTTGGCTCGCCCGGCGAAGCCCGTGAATGAGCTCGCTAAGCCCGTCGATCCGGTGCTGCAGGCCATCGCGAAGCTGCAAAAGCGCTTCCCGCAAACCTTTCCGAAGAATCCTGCGCCCAAGGTGCCGCTCAAGATCGGCATCTTTGAGGATCTCGTCCCGCACGTGCAGGAACTTGGCCTGACGGAGTCGGTGTTGCGCGATGCGATCCGCACTTGGTGCCGCGGCACCCGCTACTGGACCTGCCTTGTGGAAGGTGCCGCGCGCGTGGATTTGACGGGGCAGGCGGCGGGACACGTTGCACCGGCCGATGCGACCCGGGCGCAGGGACTGCAAGCACAGCGTGCGGCGCGAGCGCTATCTCGCCCCGCGACCACGCCGAAGCCCAACTGA
- a CDS encoding tyrosine-type recombinase/integrase, translating into MEALPLPALHALPATPLERLRLPAELSGAAGSNRARGGTPQIAAADDLAAVTAWLARYADTPATLQTYRREVERLLLWAVMQHGKPLSSLTHEDLLRYERFLADPQPAWRWVMASRKKLARGAPAWRPFAGPLSPVSARHTLVILNGLFAWLVDAGYLAGNPLALARSRRGTAKPRITRYLSHDMWQAVKDAIEAMPGTLERATERERLHAARCRWLFTVLYLGGLRAAEVAETRMGAFFCRRDSQGLERWWLEVTGKGNKTRLVPATDELMVELARYREAYGLPPMPLPGEDRPIVLPIIGKEKPLSRGALHRVLKEIFALAAERLRARGPDWESRAAVLASASAHWLRHTAGSHMTDQQVDLRFVRDNFGHASISTTSAYLHTEDDARHEATQERHRIGWKREG; encoded by the coding sequence ATGGAAGCCCTCCCCCTGCCCGCCCTGCACGCCCTGCCGGCCACCCCGCTCGAGCGCCTGCGCCTGCCCGCCGAACTCTCCGGCGCCGCCGGCAGCAACCGGGCCCGCGGCGGCACCCCGCAGATCGCGGCCGCCGACGATCTGGCGGCGGTGACGGCCTGGCTGGCCCGCTACGCCGACACCCCCGCCACCCTGCAGACCTATCGGCGCGAGGTGGAGCGGCTGCTGCTGTGGGCCGTGATGCAGCACGGCAAGCCGCTGTCGTCGCTCACCCATGAGGATCTGCTGCGCTACGAGCGCTTCCTGGCCGATCCGCAGCCGGCCTGGCGCTGGGTCATGGCGTCGCGCAAGAAGCTCGCGCGCGGCGCGCCCGCGTGGCGGCCGTTCGCCGGGCCGCTGTCCCCGGTCAGCGCGCGCCACACCCTGGTGATCCTCAATGGCCTGTTCGCCTGGCTGGTCGACGCCGGCTACCTGGCCGGCAACCCGCTCGCGCTGGCCCGCAGCCGGCGCGGCACGGCCAAGCCGCGCATCACGCGCTACCTGAGCCACGACATGTGGCAGGCGGTCAAGGACGCCATCGAGGCCATGCCGGGGACGCTCGAACGTGCGACCGAGCGCGAGCGGCTGCACGCGGCGCGCTGCCGCTGGCTCTTCACGGTGCTGTATCTCGGCGGCCTGCGGGCGGCCGAGGTGGCCGAGACCCGGATGGGCGCCTTCTTCTGCCGGCGCGACAGCCAGGGCCTGGAGCGTTGGTGGCTGGAGGTGACGGGCAAGGGCAACAAGACGCGGCTGGTGCCCGCCACGGACGAACTGATGGTGGAGCTGGCGCGCTATCGCGAGGCCTACGGCCTGCCGCCGATGCCATTGCCCGGCGAGGACCGCCCCATCGTGCTGCCGATCATTGGCAAGGAAAAACCCTTGTCGCGCGGCGCGCTGCACCGGGTGCTCAAGGAGATCTTCGCGCTGGCGGCCGAGCGCCTGCGCGCGCGCGGACCGGATTGGGAAAGCCGGGCCGCGGTGCTGGCCAGCGCCTCGGCACACTGGCTGCGCCATACGGCGGGGTCGCATATGACCGACCAGCAGGTGGACCTGCGCTTTGTCAGGGACAATTTCGGGCATGCGTCCATCTCGACCACCAGCGCCTACCTGCATACGGAAGACGATGCGCGGCACGAAGCTACGCAGGAACGTCACCGGATCGGGTGGAAGCGCGAAGGGTGA